In the genome of Cryptomeria japonica chromosome 8, Sugi_1.0, whole genome shotgun sequence, one region contains:
- the LOC131051818 gene encoding disease resistance protein RPV1-like isoform X1 — protein sequence MLVSEQHLISLTFGMGSFWSLCSASFWSFSWPCCCPKKASPPTPPPLSQLPPAQSPPAQPPLPPDQSPPPLPPSPLPSPAQQSGQMSPVVLVPSSQMSTEENSFSLFQTINNATDVDYLIQLIDEFSDRSKQEEAVEESTSLETLSDTLKDRAKSVWSSFIQSGCEFLEFVNKHIQLTKGDEGTREAVAQILQKVEKAHRMAGGLALVVFLLDQIDQISENRSECIQLVRQMAKLAGHIRKLKYDMPQEEDILNEAVLLVVEGSIMCASQLRSRTLFRRCMKASVNYESLGAVQLKINQLYQDLTFRAVKDIQQQQSVTFPPWKPIYPYHAVRIEEQKKQVKKLLDMETENNSSLAVVIYGFGGIGKTTLATAVIAELDLANYNYSGVQMKEDRPSNYIKCMQEQILKDAFPAYTYDRNVTLRNSAEGRDHLTSAFQAQGNKPVFLFIDNALRTEDLQELFPKRLSGLPKRSRIVLTTRNLGVTDMLKDAGLTRREHIVDTLPDQEAIEILLKDDLHNTINRDTDDMRKILRICAGIPLVLEIVGSRLSKQNFMVERCTQIFEALERGKDVIEENLSKRLFTNVYNELETSTQEAFLDICCFFASWSRHDVECIVGAEEVTHLEEAALFKTSDKGKLVVLDIFRAKGMSMSESKRITDIQSWVDVVRENQRLDQIRGLWLERDETDAVYELHENHILSMKKSLRVLALGNKINVSPSGRKTPKFKELRFLRLGGDISGLWPVNLECLERLAVFHGPVFKDGVTLYRLPKRLRVMKATAHSQESANLQESKPANVIQNSSLEELDLKEMRTLQILPKRLDHLTGLKVLILDEWDKMHELSEQVCELRSLCKLSISGGNSLKNLPKLFGQLSCLEELILTSCKQLDVLPSTFGDLSSLKHLNLAECVNIKELPSSFGRLTSLEVLNLESCWKLEALPSSFGQLHRLKKLSLQSNDLEELPSSFGELTALAELRCNCLELKQLPDSFGQLISLTHLDLSSCMKLKSLPSSVGELRSLKYFNLSSCSKLEELPPNIDDLQCLTQLELKLCNSLKESPIFSFLRERNQGLTIWLPDQLKDKESFSSNQRSQ from the exons ATGCTTGTATCTGAACAACATCTCATCTCGCTCACATTTGGTATGGGCTCCTTTTGGTCCTTATGCTCGGCCTCCTTTTGGTCCTTCTCTTGGCCCTGCTGTTGCCCAAAGAAGGCTTCGCCGCCAACGCCACCGCCACTTTCTCAGCTGCCTCCCGCTCAGTCGCCACCTGCTCAGCCGCCACTGCCACCTGACCAGTCGCCACCTCCTTTGCCGCCATCTCCCTTGCCCTCACCTGCTCAGCAGTCAGGTCAGATGTCGCCTGTTGTTTTGGTGCCGTCATCTCAGATGTCCACGGAGGAAAACTCTTTCAGCCTTTTTCAAACCATCAACAATGCCACCGACGTTGACTATTTGATCCAACTCATCGACGAGTTCTCAGACAGG TCAAAACAAGAAGAGGCGGTGGAGGAAAGCACTAGTTTAGAAACCCTTTCTGATACACTGAAGGATAGAGCAAAATCAGTATGGAGTTCCTTTATCCAAAGTGGCTGTGAATTCCTTGAATTTGTGAATAAACATATTCAGTTGACGAAG GGAGACGAAGGAACCAGAGAAGCTGTAGCACAAATATTGCAAAAAGTGGAGAAGGCGCACCGGATGGCTGGAGGATTAGCTCTTGTAGTTTTCTTGCTAGACCAGATTGATCAGATCTCTGAAAACCGGAGTGAATGCATACAACTCGTTAGGCAAATGGCTAAGCTTGCTGGGCATATAAGAAAGTTGAAGTATGATATGCCCCAAGAAGAAGATATATTGAATGAAGCTGTTTTATTGGTTGTTGAAGGATCCATAATGTGCGCTTCACAATTAAGATCTAGAACACTTTTCCG CAGGTGTATGAAAGCTTCTGTGAACTACGAAAGCTTGGGCGCTGTACAATTGAAAATAAATCAGCTGTATCAAGATCTTACATTCCGAGCAGTAAAAGATATACAACAACAGCAGTCTGTGACTTTCCCTCCATGGAAGCCTATTTATCCATATCATGCGG TTCGCATCGAAGAGCAGAAGAAACAAGTTAAAAAGTTGCTGGACATGGAAACAGAAAACAACTCCTCATTGGCGGTAGTTATTTACGGATTTGGGGGCATAGGAAAGACCACTCTGGCCACCGCTGTTATAGCTGAATTAGATCTCGCAAACTACAACTATTCGggagttcaaatgaaagaagaCCGCCCCAGTAATTACATAAAGTGTATGCAGGAGCAAATATTGAAAGATGCCTTCCCAGCATATACTTATGACAGGAATGTAACATTGAGAAATAGCGCAGAGGGTCGGGATCATCTCACCAGCGCTTTCCAAGCCCAAGGAAACAAGCCAGTTTTTCTGTTTATTGACAACGCTCTTCGCACAGAAGACTTGCAAGAGCTTTTCCCAAAACGCTTATCAGGCCTTCCGAAGCGGAGCAGAATAGTGCTCACAACTCGAAATTTGGGTGTCACGGATATGCTTAAGGACGCCGGCCTTACACGTCGTGAGCATATTGTGGATACTCTACCCGACCAAGAAGCGATCGAAATTTTGCTAAAAGATGATCTTCATAATACAATCAACAGGGACACAGATGACATGCGAAAAATCCTGCGGATTTGTGCTGGGATTCCGTTAGTTTTGGAAATTGTTGGATCTCGCTTGAGTAAGCAGAACTTCATGGTAGAGAGATGTACACAAATATTTGAAGCTTTGGAGAGAGGAAAGGATGTCATTGAAGAAAATCTGAGCAAACGTCTTTTCACTAATGTGTATAATGAGTTGGAAACATCTACGCAAGAAGCGTTTTTGGATATTTGCTGCTTCTTTGCTAGCTGGAGTCGCCACGATGTGGAGTGTATTGTTGGAGCAGAGGAGGTCACACATCTTGAAGAGGCGGCTTTGTTTAAGACGTCCGACAAAGGCAAACTGGTTGTTCTAGATATCTTCCGAGCAAAAGGGATGAGTATGTCTGAATCCAAAAGAATTACAGATATTCAATCCTGGGTCGATGTTGTACGCGAGAATCAG AGGCTCGATCAAATTAGAGGACTTTGGCTTGAGAGGGATGAGACTGACGCTGTGTATGAACTTCATGAGAATCACATTCTGTCAATGAAAAAATCGTTGAGAGTTCTGGCGTTGGGGAACAAGATAAATGTATCACCATCAGGCCGAAAGACACCCAAATTTAAAGAACTGAGATTTCTGCGACTAGGTGGCGACATCTCCGGTTTATGGCCAGTTAATTTGGAGTGTCTGGAACGGTTGGCTGTGTTCCATGGCCCTGTCTTTAAGGATGGTGTGACTTTGTATCGG TTACCCAAGAGGCTACGCGTTATGAAAGCCACTGCACATTCTCAGGAATCTGCAAATTTGCAGGAGTCCAAGCCTGCAAACGTCATCCAAAATTCTTCCTTGGAGGAATTAGATTTAAAAGAAATGAGAACTCTCCAGATATTGCCCAAGAGGCTTGATCACTTAACTGGCCTCAAGGTTTTGATATTAGATGAATGGGATAAAATGCACGAGCTGTCCGAGCAGGTATGTGAACTGCGTTCATTATGTAAATTGAGTATCAGTGGTGGAAATTCTTtgaagaatctgccaaaattgtttGGGCAATTAAGTTGTTTAGAAGAGTTGATCTTAACAAGTTGCAAACAACTGGATGTATTGCCCTCAACTTTTGGAGACTTGAGTTCTCTGAAACATTTGAATCTAGCAGAGTGTGTTAACATAAAAGAACTTCCATCAAGCTTTGGGAGATTAACCTCATTGGAGGTTTTAAATTTAGAAAGCTGCTGGAAATTGGAAGCCTTGCCTTCTAGCTTCGGTCAATTGCATAGGTTAAAGAAGTTGAGCCTGCAGTCAAATGATCTGGAAGAATTGCCTTCTAGCTTTGGGGAACTCACCGCTTTAGCAGAGCTGCGGTGCAATTGTCTGGAACTGAAGCAATTGCCTGATAGCTTTGGGCAGCTTATTTCCTTGACACATTTAGATTTAAGTAGTTGTATGAAATTGAAATCCTTGCCATCCAGCGTAGGAGAACTTAGGTCACTAAAATATTTCAACTTATCGTCTTGCTCTAAGTTAGAAGAATTACCTCCGAACATTGATGATCTTCAATGTTTAACACAACTCGAATTAAAACTATGTAACAGCCTGAAGGAATCTCCTATATTTTCTTTTCTGAGGGAAAGAAATCAGGGGTTAACAATTTGGCTTCCGGATCAGCTGAAGGACAAGGAATCCTTCTCTTCTAATCAGAGGTCTCAATAG
- the LOC131051818 gene encoding disease resistance protein RPV1-like isoform X2 has translation MLVSEQHLISLTFGMGSFWSLCSASFWSFSWPCCCPKKASPPTPPPLSQLPPAQSPPAQPPLPPDQSPPPLPPSPLPSPAQQSGQMSPVVLVPSSQMSTEENSFSLFQTINNATDVDYLIQLIDEFSDRSKQEEAVEESTSLETLSDTLKDRAKSVWSSFIQSGCEFLEFVNKHIQLTKGDEGTREAVAQILQKVEKAHRMAGGLALVVFLLDQIDQISENRSECIQLVRQMAKLAGHIRKLKYDMPQEEDILNEAVLLVVEGSIMCASQLRSRTLFRCMKASVNYESLGAVQLKINQLYQDLTFRAVKDIQQQQSVTFPPWKPIYPYHAVRIEEQKKQVKKLLDMETENNSSLAVVIYGFGGIGKTTLATAVIAELDLANYNYSGVQMKEDRPSNYIKCMQEQILKDAFPAYTYDRNVTLRNSAEGRDHLTSAFQAQGNKPVFLFIDNALRTEDLQELFPKRLSGLPKRSRIVLTTRNLGVTDMLKDAGLTRREHIVDTLPDQEAIEILLKDDLHNTINRDTDDMRKILRICAGIPLVLEIVGSRLSKQNFMVERCTQIFEALERGKDVIEENLSKRLFTNVYNELETSTQEAFLDICCFFASWSRHDVECIVGAEEVTHLEEAALFKTSDKGKLVVLDIFRAKGMSMSESKRITDIQSWVDVVRENQRLDQIRGLWLERDETDAVYELHENHILSMKKSLRVLALGNKINVSPSGRKTPKFKELRFLRLGGDISGLWPVNLECLERLAVFHGPVFKDGVTLYRLPKRLRVMKATAHSQESANLQESKPANVIQNSSLEELDLKEMRTLQILPKRLDHLTGLKVLILDEWDKMHELSEQVCELRSLCKLSISGGNSLKNLPKLFGQLSCLEELILTSCKQLDVLPSTFGDLSSLKHLNLAECVNIKELPSSFGRLTSLEVLNLESCWKLEALPSSFGQLHRLKKLSLQSNDLEELPSSFGELTALAELRCNCLELKQLPDSFGQLISLTHLDLSSCMKLKSLPSSVGELRSLKYFNLSSCSKLEELPPNIDDLQCLTQLELKLCNSLKESPIFSFLRERNQGLTIWLPDQLKDKESFSSNQRSQ, from the exons ATGCTTGTATCTGAACAACATCTCATCTCGCTCACATTTGGTATGGGCTCCTTTTGGTCCTTATGCTCGGCCTCCTTTTGGTCCTTCTCTTGGCCCTGCTGTTGCCCAAAGAAGGCTTCGCCGCCAACGCCACCGCCACTTTCTCAGCTGCCTCCCGCTCAGTCGCCACCTGCTCAGCCGCCACTGCCACCTGACCAGTCGCCACCTCCTTTGCCGCCATCTCCCTTGCCCTCACCTGCTCAGCAGTCAGGTCAGATGTCGCCTGTTGTTTTGGTGCCGTCATCTCAGATGTCCACGGAGGAAAACTCTTTCAGCCTTTTTCAAACCATCAACAATGCCACCGACGTTGACTATTTGATCCAACTCATCGACGAGTTCTCAGACAGG TCAAAACAAGAAGAGGCGGTGGAGGAAAGCACTAGTTTAGAAACCCTTTCTGATACACTGAAGGATAGAGCAAAATCAGTATGGAGTTCCTTTATCCAAAGTGGCTGTGAATTCCTTGAATTTGTGAATAAACATATTCAGTTGACGAAG GGAGACGAAGGAACCAGAGAAGCTGTAGCACAAATATTGCAAAAAGTGGAGAAGGCGCACCGGATGGCTGGAGGATTAGCTCTTGTAGTTTTCTTGCTAGACCAGATTGATCAGATCTCTGAAAACCGGAGTGAATGCATACAACTCGTTAGGCAAATGGCTAAGCTTGCTGGGCATATAAGAAAGTTGAAGTATGATATGCCCCAAGAAGAAGATATATTGAATGAAGCTGTTTTATTGGTTGTTGAAGGATCCATAATGTGCGCTTCACAATTAAGATCTAGAACACTTTTCCG GTGTATGAAAGCTTCTGTGAACTACGAAAGCTTGGGCGCTGTACAATTGAAAATAAATCAGCTGTATCAAGATCTTACATTCCGAGCAGTAAAAGATATACAACAACAGCAGTCTGTGACTTTCCCTCCATGGAAGCCTATTTATCCATATCATGCGG TTCGCATCGAAGAGCAGAAGAAACAAGTTAAAAAGTTGCTGGACATGGAAACAGAAAACAACTCCTCATTGGCGGTAGTTATTTACGGATTTGGGGGCATAGGAAAGACCACTCTGGCCACCGCTGTTATAGCTGAATTAGATCTCGCAAACTACAACTATTCGggagttcaaatgaaagaagaCCGCCCCAGTAATTACATAAAGTGTATGCAGGAGCAAATATTGAAAGATGCCTTCCCAGCATATACTTATGACAGGAATGTAACATTGAGAAATAGCGCAGAGGGTCGGGATCATCTCACCAGCGCTTTCCAAGCCCAAGGAAACAAGCCAGTTTTTCTGTTTATTGACAACGCTCTTCGCACAGAAGACTTGCAAGAGCTTTTCCCAAAACGCTTATCAGGCCTTCCGAAGCGGAGCAGAATAGTGCTCACAACTCGAAATTTGGGTGTCACGGATATGCTTAAGGACGCCGGCCTTACACGTCGTGAGCATATTGTGGATACTCTACCCGACCAAGAAGCGATCGAAATTTTGCTAAAAGATGATCTTCATAATACAATCAACAGGGACACAGATGACATGCGAAAAATCCTGCGGATTTGTGCTGGGATTCCGTTAGTTTTGGAAATTGTTGGATCTCGCTTGAGTAAGCAGAACTTCATGGTAGAGAGATGTACACAAATATTTGAAGCTTTGGAGAGAGGAAAGGATGTCATTGAAGAAAATCTGAGCAAACGTCTTTTCACTAATGTGTATAATGAGTTGGAAACATCTACGCAAGAAGCGTTTTTGGATATTTGCTGCTTCTTTGCTAGCTGGAGTCGCCACGATGTGGAGTGTATTGTTGGAGCAGAGGAGGTCACACATCTTGAAGAGGCGGCTTTGTTTAAGACGTCCGACAAAGGCAAACTGGTTGTTCTAGATATCTTCCGAGCAAAAGGGATGAGTATGTCTGAATCCAAAAGAATTACAGATATTCAATCCTGGGTCGATGTTGTACGCGAGAATCAG AGGCTCGATCAAATTAGAGGACTTTGGCTTGAGAGGGATGAGACTGACGCTGTGTATGAACTTCATGAGAATCACATTCTGTCAATGAAAAAATCGTTGAGAGTTCTGGCGTTGGGGAACAAGATAAATGTATCACCATCAGGCCGAAAGACACCCAAATTTAAAGAACTGAGATTTCTGCGACTAGGTGGCGACATCTCCGGTTTATGGCCAGTTAATTTGGAGTGTCTGGAACGGTTGGCTGTGTTCCATGGCCCTGTCTTTAAGGATGGTGTGACTTTGTATCGG TTACCCAAGAGGCTACGCGTTATGAAAGCCACTGCACATTCTCAGGAATCTGCAAATTTGCAGGAGTCCAAGCCTGCAAACGTCATCCAAAATTCTTCCTTGGAGGAATTAGATTTAAAAGAAATGAGAACTCTCCAGATATTGCCCAAGAGGCTTGATCACTTAACTGGCCTCAAGGTTTTGATATTAGATGAATGGGATAAAATGCACGAGCTGTCCGAGCAGGTATGTGAACTGCGTTCATTATGTAAATTGAGTATCAGTGGTGGAAATTCTTtgaagaatctgccaaaattgtttGGGCAATTAAGTTGTTTAGAAGAGTTGATCTTAACAAGTTGCAAACAACTGGATGTATTGCCCTCAACTTTTGGAGACTTGAGTTCTCTGAAACATTTGAATCTAGCAGAGTGTGTTAACATAAAAGAACTTCCATCAAGCTTTGGGAGATTAACCTCATTGGAGGTTTTAAATTTAGAAAGCTGCTGGAAATTGGAAGCCTTGCCTTCTAGCTTCGGTCAATTGCATAGGTTAAAGAAGTTGAGCCTGCAGTCAAATGATCTGGAAGAATTGCCTTCTAGCTTTGGGGAACTCACCGCTTTAGCAGAGCTGCGGTGCAATTGTCTGGAACTGAAGCAATTGCCTGATAGCTTTGGGCAGCTTATTTCCTTGACACATTTAGATTTAAGTAGTTGTATGAAATTGAAATCCTTGCCATCCAGCGTAGGAGAACTTAGGTCACTAAAATATTTCAACTTATCGTCTTGCTCTAAGTTAGAAGAATTACCTCCGAACATTGATGATCTTCAATGTTTAACACAACTCGAATTAAAACTATGTAACAGCCTGAAGGAATCTCCTATATTTTCTTTTCTGAGGGAAAGAAATCAGGGGTTAACAATTTGGCTTCCGGATCAGCTGAAGGACAAGGAATCCTTCTCTTCTAATCAGAGGTCTCAATAG